A genomic segment from Lignipirellula cremea encodes:
- a CDS encoding VWA domain-containing protein: protein MTSDSDPQLDEHLRAAPLPDGMLARLRRIADEPQWDEARIDTELQQVEMPAGFTQRLRELGSDLAADHQQDVVLNQVEIPWGLQARLKNIAAARPVFYGRRLAVAALLLLTLNLVQGALLTGAAWVGRPPAQALQRVVVDSQPLNLTARFTPIFESTAALPAVTPRPAPVRLSPDLVHDATQVSLAVWEPDPPGPAGTLFRELAAGFHPESDLLATRYGLLTSPYSSAVDLPDLEVASTPQPRGMEPPLTPGFDRRFLLKNWTHPVVVPALNRKLLDSPAPFSTGSDSFEAAERQMQQGRWPDPRQVRVEDFLAATSVGLDAPAAGRLKPQLNAAPGLFRPSAHALYASVQAGPQSTRQTPAAHLTLVIDISAAPGAAQRLQMVREAVAELFQYMNGRDRLSILLVEDEPRMIIEGASRLNASEVHFALAQAEPAVSPDLSAGLHRALLTADPIEEQHTLAKRVLLVTDGRSQIAPALSDKLCELMRLSAEAEGETHIVTIGSREFPTAAKLCQAGGGNLSAARNARDLRYAMLRVVTGDSPVIAAEVTAQIHFNPQRVIAYRMLGHESVALGGLLSGEASVEIRALESAGVLFEVWLRGDGEGQVARLETHWRDPQTGESQTATAVLRASQVATEFAKGPPALQQAVLSAQVAEVLRDSPFAGERDLTNVRAALHEHESQLRFYPGYERLRQLVDRLSTFRRMR, encoded by the coding sequence ATGACTTCCGATTCCGATCCTCAACTCGATGAGCACTTGCGAGCGGCCCCGCTGCCCGACGGCATGCTCGCGCGGTTACGGCGCATTGCCGACGAGCCGCAATGGGATGAGGCCCGTATCGATACGGAACTGCAACAGGTGGAGATGCCGGCCGGGTTCACCCAGCGACTTCGCGAACTGGGTTCCGACCTGGCCGCGGATCACCAGCAGGATGTCGTCCTGAACCAGGTCGAAATTCCGTGGGGGCTGCAGGCGCGTTTGAAAAACATCGCCGCCGCCCGGCCTGTTTTCTACGGTCGCCGCCTGGCGGTCGCCGCCCTGCTGCTGCTCACGCTGAACCTGGTGCAGGGAGCCCTGTTGACCGGAGCCGCCTGGGTGGGCCGGCCGCCGGCCCAGGCGCTTCAGCGCGTGGTGGTCGACTCGCAGCCGCTGAACCTGACCGCACGCTTTACCCCGATATTCGAGTCGACCGCCGCACTGCCGGCCGTTACGCCGCGTCCTGCGCCGGTGCGACTTTCGCCCGACCTGGTTCACGACGCGACGCAGGTTTCCCTGGCCGTCTGGGAGCCCGATCCGCCGGGGCCGGCCGGGACCCTGTTTCGTGAGCTTGCTGCCGGTTTCCACCCTGAGTCCGATCTGCTGGCGACCCGTTACGGCCTGCTGACTTCGCCTTACTCTTCCGCCGTGGATCTGCCCGACCTCGAAGTGGCGTCAACTCCTCAGCCGCGTGGGATGGAACCGCCGCTGACGCCGGGCTTTGACCGACGATTCCTGCTGAAGAACTGGACGCATCCTGTTGTCGTTCCGGCCTTGAACCGGAAGCTGTTGGATTCCCCGGCGCCGTTCTCGACCGGATCCGATTCGTTCGAAGCAGCCGAACGCCAGATGCAACAAGGACGCTGGCCCGATCCGCGTCAGGTGCGTGTTGAAGATTTCCTTGCAGCGACCAGCGTCGGACTGGACGCTCCCGCGGCAGGGCGGCTCAAGCCGCAACTCAACGCGGCGCCGGGACTGTTTCGCCCTTCGGCACATGCCCTGTATGCTTCCGTCCAGGCCGGACCCCAGTCAACCCGGCAGACGCCCGCTGCGCACTTGACCCTGGTGATTGATATTTCCGCGGCTCCCGGTGCGGCCCAGCGCCTGCAGATGGTGAGGGAAGCGGTCGCCGAACTTTTCCAATACATGAACGGTCGGGATCGCCTGTCGATCCTGCTGGTCGAAGACGAACCTCGCATGATCATCGAAGGCGCCTCGCGGCTGAACGCTTCCGAGGTGCATTTCGCCCTGGCCCAGGCGGAGCCGGCTGTCAGTCCTGACCTGAGCGCCGGCTTGCATCGCGCCTTGCTGACGGCGGATCCGATCGAAGAGCAACACACCCTGGCGAAGCGAGTGCTGCTGGTTACCGATGGTCGATCGCAGATCGCACCAGCCTTGTCTGATAAATTGTGCGAGCTGATGCGACTGTCGGCCGAGGCCGAGGGGGAAACACATATTGTTACGATCGGCAGTCGGGAATTTCCGACGGCAGCAAAGCTTTGCCAGGCCGGCGGCGGCAACCTGAGTGCGGCCCGCAACGCCCGCGACCTGCGCTATGCCATGCTTCGGGTGGTCACGGGCGATTCACCCGTAATCGCTGCTGAGGTGACGGCCCAGATTCACTTCAATCCGCAGCGGGTGATTGCCTATCGCATGCTGGGGCATGAGTCGGTCGCCCTGGGCGGCCTGCTGTCGGGTGAAGCCTCGGTGGAGATCAGGGCGCTGGAATCGGCCGGCGTGCTGTTCGAAGTCTGGCTGCGGGGCGATGGCGAAGGTCAAGTCGCCCGCTTGGAAACCCACTGGCGTGATCCACAAACAGGCGAGTCCCAGACAGCGACCGCCGTATTGCGAGCCAGCCAGGTCGCGACCGAATTCGCCAAAGGGCCGCCGGCCCTGCAGCAGGCCGTGCTTTCCGCACAAGTCGCCGAAGTGCTGCGTGATTCTCCCTTCGCCGGCGAACGCGATTTGACAAACGTACGGGCCGCGTTGCATGAACATGAATCGCAGCTGCGATTCTATCCCGGCTACGAACGGCTGCGGCAGTTGGTGGACAGGCTCAGCACTTTCCGCCGGATGCGATAG
- a CDS encoding beta-ketoacyl-ACP synthase III codes for MATITPAPHLHAMTRPLGNASTRSLTGVAIAGVGSFAPALIVRNEDLGAQGYDADWILQRTGIKERRRAPDGMNTSDMGYEAAVRCLEAAECDPADVDLIVFATMTPDTPMPSTACHLQARMGIAAPAFDINAACSGFVYALVTGAQFVKSGGARNALVVGADLMSRVLNPADKITFPLFGDGAGAVLLRSGHKKQGLISYSLGADGQGAGLLCTPGGGTREPLSAAVLEGNRQYLQMEGKAVFKWAVRKVSESITQAALEAGRTPDEMDLLILHQANVRIIDAAIQDLGIDRDKVVINLDRYGNTSAGSIPLVLDEAQQAGRIAAGDLVLICGFGAGLTWGSAVIQW; via the coding sequence ATGGCGACTATCACTCCCGCCCCTCATCTGCACGCCATGACCAGGCCGCTGGGCAATGCTTCGACTCGATCGCTGACTGGCGTCGCCATCGCAGGCGTCGGCTCGTTCGCGCCCGCCTTGATCGTACGTAACGAAGACCTGGGGGCCCAGGGCTACGATGCCGACTGGATCCTGCAGCGGACCGGCATTAAAGAACGCCGCCGCGCTCCTGATGGCATGAACACCAGCGACATGGGCTACGAAGCGGCCGTACGCTGTTTAGAGGCTGCCGAATGCGATCCGGCCGACGTGGACCTGATTGTCTTCGCCACCATGACGCCCGACACCCCCATGCCGTCGACCGCTTGTCATCTGCAGGCTCGCATGGGTATTGCTGCTCCGGCGTTTGATATCAATGCGGCTTGTTCCGGGTTTGTGTACGCCCTGGTGACGGGCGCACAGTTTGTCAAATCGGGCGGCGCCCGCAACGCGCTGGTGGTTGGGGCCGACCTGATGTCGCGGGTGCTCAACCCGGCCGACAAAATCACCTTCCCGCTGTTCGGCGACGGCGCCGGCGCCGTGCTGCTGCGGAGCGGCCACAAAAAACAGGGACTGATCTCTTACTCGCTGGGAGCCGACGGCCAGGGGGCCGGACTGCTCTGCACGCCTGGCGGCGGCACGCGGGAACCGTTGTCGGCCGCCGTGCTGGAAGGGAACCGCCAGTACCTGCAGATGGAAGGCAAGGCCGTCTTCAAATGGGCCGTGCGTAAAGTCTCCGAATCCATCACTCAGGCCGCCCTGGAGGCGGGCCGCACGCCCGACGAGATGGACCTGCTGATTCTGCACCAGGCGAACGTCCGCATCATCGATGCCGCCATACAGGACCTGGGCATTGACCGGGACAAGGTGGTAATCAACCTTGACCGTTACGGCAACACTTCGGCTGGCAGCATTCCCCTGGTGCTGGACGAGGCCCAGCAGGCGGGCCGGATCGCGGCCGGCGACCTGGTGCTGATCTGCGGTTTTGGCGCCGGGCTCACCTGGGGCTCCGCCGTCATCCAGTGGTAG
- a CDS encoding RNA polymerase sigma factor: MTLSQVEFNALVENHGEVLYRLAYRLVGDRHEAEDMVQEAFRSAWKSRRRYESGHSDRAWLASILRRRVIDRWRKKPPPQLLPEGSPLEIPVEAADPLANDFTDEMQHALAQLPDPLRETLLLVVVGDLTHQETANLLGVPLGTVLSRVSRARNRLRELLVGAKT; encoded by the coding sequence TTGACCCTTTCCCAAGTCGAATTTAACGCGCTCGTGGAAAACCATGGTGAAGTTTTGTATCGGCTGGCCTATCGACTGGTAGGCGACCGGCACGAAGCTGAGGACATGGTCCAGGAAGCATTCCGCTCTGCGTGGAAAAGTCGACGCCGATACGAATCGGGGCATAGCGATCGGGCCTGGCTGGCTTCGATTTTGCGCCGTCGGGTGATTGACCGGTGGCGGAAAAAACCGCCGCCGCAACTCCTGCCCGAAGGTTCCCCGCTGGAAATCCCCGTCGAAGCGGCCGATCCCCTGGCGAACGATTTTACCGATGAAATGCAGCATGCTCTGGCGCAACTCCCGGATCCCCTCCGCGAAACGCTCCTCCTGGTGGTGGTCGGCGATCTGACCCATCAGGAAACGGCCAACCTGCTCGGCGTACCGCTGGGCACGGTCCTCTCGCGCGTCAGCCGGGCCCGCAACCGGCTGCGAGAACTGCTGGTTGGCGCCAAAACCTGA
- a CDS encoding NRDE family protein, producing MCILAIQYQLVPESPILVAANREEYFDRPSLPPSIQSGKPRILAGLDQQSGGTWLGVNQHGLFVGACNRPKLLPPANPRSRGALCRDLLRAGSAREAVAMAQDELSAGKYNGVNYVIADYETGWAVHGGDEPEAVEMREGLNIIGNGDLNDPRDERVSLCRRLLTLQTLDSPVKFLAVASKVFARSPTAPGRPSMVRRDSDWGTVSSTLIALGKKPRDAIYQFADGAPDQAKYEDFSPMLRDILSRGLREARTRAKA from the coding sequence ATGTGCATCCTGGCAATTCAATATCAGCTGGTGCCAGAATCTCCGATTCTGGTGGCCGCGAATCGCGAAGAATATTTCGATCGACCGAGTTTACCGCCGTCGATCCAGTCCGGTAAACCGCGCATTCTAGCCGGCCTGGATCAACAGTCCGGCGGCACCTGGTTAGGCGTGAATCAGCACGGCCTGTTCGTCGGCGCCTGCAACCGACCGAAACTTCTGCCGCCCGCCAATCCCCGCTCGCGTGGGGCCTTGTGCCGCGACCTGTTACGGGCCGGTTCGGCCCGCGAAGCAGTCGCCATGGCGCAGGACGAACTATCGGCCGGCAAGTACAACGGCGTCAACTACGTGATCGCCGATTACGAAACGGGATGGGCCGTCCATGGGGGCGATGAACCCGAAGCGGTCGAAATGCGCGAAGGTCTGAACATCATCGGCAACGGCGATCTGAATGATCCCCGCGATGAACGCGTCAGCCTCTGCCGCCGTCTGCTCACCCTGCAGACACTCGATTCGCCCGTCAAATTCCTGGCCGTCGCCAGCAAGGTTTTTGCCCGCTCGCCCACGGCGCCGGGCCGCCCCAGCATGGTTCGCCGCGACTCGGACTGGGGCACCGTTAGCTCCACGCTGATCGCCCTGGGCAAAAAGCCCCGCGACGCCATCTATCAGTTTGCGGATGGCGCCCCGGATCAGGCCAAGTATGAGGACTTCTCTCCCATGTTGCGGGATATCCTCAGCCGCGGTCTGCGCGAAGCCCGCACCCGGGCCAAAGCCTGA
- a CDS encoding sodium:solute symporter family protein, translated as MTQLIIISVYLLLLVVLGMFSSRLFRGTSEDYLLASHSIGPFVLLMSIFGTTMTAFALVGSTGESYTQGVGVYGLLASSSGIVHSLCIFVIGVKMWTFGRKYGYSTQVQFFRDRLESDRIGLLLFPILVGLVIPYLLIGVIASGVVVSAVTEGAFTNEFFAAYDYGVPNWAGSFVICLVVLIYVFFGGMRGAAWANTFQTIVFMALGVATFVLLANKLGGPVEASQKVLEKHPSKMMRAVAPQEETAYQTALEAWRRTAEKAYAGAHSLAETDLTLQQQTLAWLEQDDRVLPEGQSTLDADGKPLPLSHFPRSADWPKKAMKLFGAKVGHPAQPLNPDDPSQGKKWTIKKAHGVYKATHWAPEEPRPMSHWRFLSYLLVPLSIGMFPHLFQHWLTAKSANSFKLPVIVHPLFIAIVWTPCVLVGVWATIAVSDTGIPVIPPHFNPNAVLSKMVNDLTGPIVGGFLTAGILAAIMSSLDSQFLCLGTMFTTDIVVHYGGKNRFTDRQQITLARGFIVAIVAVTYAFSLFEPARVFQMGVWCFSGFAALVPLIVAAIYWPRLTKAGAYACVLTASVLWSVMFWQADFAMNDEYSALGFGVLPVTWMVLGSTVALVGVSLVTRPPGKATLEKFFDESAS; from the coding sequence ATGACCCAACTGATCATTATCTCGGTCTACCTGTTGCTGCTGGTGGTGCTGGGGATGTTTTCCAGCCGGCTGTTCCGCGGCACCAGCGAAGATTACCTGCTGGCCAGCCATAGCATCGGCCCTTTTGTGTTGCTGATGTCAATCTTTGGCACCACCATGACGGCCTTCGCGCTGGTTGGTTCGACTGGCGAATCCTACACCCAGGGAGTCGGCGTTTATGGACTGCTGGCGTCATCAAGCGGGATCGTGCACTCGCTCTGCATCTTTGTCATTGGCGTCAAAATGTGGACGTTCGGCCGCAAGTATGGCTACTCCACCCAGGTGCAGTTCTTTCGCGATCGGCTGGAAAGCGACCGGATCGGGTTGCTGCTGTTCCCGATTCTGGTTGGCCTGGTGATCCCGTATCTGCTGATCGGCGTGATCGCCTCCGGCGTGGTCGTGAGCGCGGTGACCGAAGGGGCTTTTACGAACGAGTTTTTCGCCGCATACGATTACGGCGTGCCGAACTGGGCCGGTTCCTTCGTGATCTGCCTGGTGGTGCTGATCTATGTTTTCTTTGGCGGCATGCGCGGGGCCGCCTGGGCGAACACCTTCCAGACGATCGTCTTTATGGCGCTCGGCGTGGCGACCTTTGTGCTGCTCGCCAACAAGCTGGGCGGACCGGTCGAAGCCAGCCAGAAGGTGCTGGAAAAACATCCCAGCAAGATGATGCGCGCGGTCGCTCCCCAGGAGGAAACGGCGTACCAGACCGCCCTTGAGGCTTGGCGTCGCACGGCCGAGAAAGCGTACGCCGGAGCGCACAGCCTGGCGGAAACCGACCTCACCCTGCAGCAACAAACGCTGGCCTGGCTGGAACAGGACGACCGCGTCCTGCCGGAGGGGCAATCCACGCTCGACGCCGACGGCAAACCGCTGCCGCTGTCCCACTTCCCCCGCTCCGCCGACTGGCCCAAAAAGGCGATGAAGCTGTTCGGCGCCAAAGTCGGACACCCGGCCCAGCCGCTGAACCCCGATGACCCCAGCCAGGGAAAGAAGTGGACGATCAAGAAAGCGCACGGCGTGTACAAGGCGACCCACTGGGCGCCGGAAGAACCGCGGCCGATGAGCCACTGGCGATTCTTGAGCTATCTGCTGGTGCCGCTGTCGATCGGCATGTTCCCGCACCTGTTCCAGCACTGGCTGACGGCCAAGAGCGCGAACAGCTTCAAGCTGCCGGTGATTGTCCATCCGCTGTTTATCGCCATCGTCTGGACGCCCTGCGTGCTGGTCGGCGTCTGGGCGACAATCGCCGTCAGTGATACAGGCATCCCTGTGATTCCGCCGCACTTCAATCCAAACGCGGTCCTTTCCAAAATGGTGAACGACCTGACCGGGCCGATCGTCGGCGGCTTTCTGACGGCCGGCATCCTGGCGGCCATTATGTCGTCGCTCGATAGCCAGTTCCTCTGCCTGGGCACCATGTTCACCACCGACATCGTTGTGCATTACGGCGGCAAGAACCGCTTTACCGATCGGCAGCAGATCACCCTCGCCCGCGGCTTCATTGTGGCGATCGTCGCCGTGACGTACGCCTTTAGCCTGTTTGAACCGGCCCGCGTATTTCAAATGGGCGTCTGGTGTTTCAGCGGATTCGCGGCGCTAGTGCCGCTGATTGTCGCCGCCATTTACTGGCCCCGGCTGACCAAGGCCGGAGCGTACGCCTGTGTGCTGACGGCCAGCGTGCTGTGGTCGGTGATGTTCTGGCAGGCCGACTTCGCCATGAACGATGAGTACAGCGCGCTGGGCTTCGGCGTGCTGCCGGTCACCTGGATGGTGCTGGGTTCGACCGTCGCCCTGGTCGGCGTTTCGCTCGTCACGCGGCCGCCTGGCAAGGCAACCCTGGAGAAGTTTTTTGACGAGAGCGCGTCGTAA
- a CDS encoding HEAT repeat domain-containing protein — protein MRKLQLPSAKWTTAIGLLACVLAATVWVLTRRSEETVAIYLRDQAAAATDDKTAVALMREIARLESAGLPILVELLDAPRDQQSLAARELIGDQLARWRLLDRADSSPKAARLARLLAQHSDSFSPRARRTAADFATSLLLWPIDSQAINGASLAADCEHVLRAAAGAREMVGESTNLLARTPSAHLELDASDTMPGGELPLEVARLPTLPQPLLRGVEPVHEVLSAPPETLTVPDTATAMPGVAAEPGFVTEPGFVTAPGGVSEAPDFGTPVMGSTFPGSSESVPSLTSPTVGAGPSVYSGDAGREPNVVSPGRSPFEDASPLPGAPEPALPPRSFIEETSEAIRPLSLEQEIETPSYQAASDLDVIRDLAGDDPAAAAEARLELERRGMESQEIRLAARFADPDPERRIAFAQALPGAKGINARLWLLRLSHDPNVQVRRTVVSLLASGDHPSITERFRELASEEADAALRSQLQNWLRNHR, from the coding sequence ATGCGAAAACTCCAATTACCTTCGGCAAAGTGGACGACCGCGATTGGTCTTCTGGCGTGTGTCCTGGCGGCGACGGTCTGGGTGTTGACCCGTCGCAGCGAGGAAACGGTGGCGATTTATCTGCGTGACCAGGCCGCTGCGGCGACCGATGACAAAACAGCCGTCGCGTTGATGCGGGAAATTGCCCGGCTGGAATCGGCCGGTTTACCCATACTGGTTGAACTGCTCGACGCTCCACGGGACCAGCAATCGCTGGCCGCCCGGGAATTGATTGGCGACCAGCTGGCGCGCTGGCGTCTGCTGGATCGAGCGGACTCATCTCCCAAAGCGGCCCGACTGGCCCGCCTGTTGGCCCAGCACAGCGACTCCTTCTCTCCCCGAGCCCGACGGACGGCGGCCGACTTCGCGACCAGCCTGCTTCTCTGGCCGATTGATTCGCAAGCGATCAACGGCGCCAGCCTGGCTGCGGACTGTGAACATGTGCTGCGGGCGGCCGCGGGCGCCCGGGAAATGGTCGGCGAGTCGACGAATCTGCTGGCGCGAACGCCGTCGGCCCACCTGGAACTGGATGCGTCCGACACCATGCCCGGCGGAGAACTTCCGCTGGAAGTGGCCAGGCTTCCCACCCTGCCGCAACCTTTGCTGCGTGGTGTAGAACCCGTCCACGAAGTGCTGTCCGCTCCGCCGGAAACCCTGACCGTGCCCGATACGGCCACTGCCATGCCAGGCGTTGCGGCAGAGCCCGGCTTTGTCACCGAACCGGGCTTTGTCACCGCACCGGGCGGCGTTTCGGAAGCTCCTGATTTTGGTACGCCTGTGATGGGTTCCACTTTTCCTGGCTCCTCGGAATCTGTTCCCTCGTTGACCTCTCCCACGGTGGGAGCGGGCCCCTCTGTTTATTCCGGCGATGCCGGGCGTGAACCGAATGTCGTCTCCCCAGGGCGCAGTCCTTTTGAGGATGCGTCGCCGCTTCCCGGCGCCCCGGAACCGGCCTTGCCGCCGCGATCGTTTATCGAGGAGACAAGCGAAGCGATCCGCCCGCTTTCGTTAGAGCAGGAGATCGAAACGCCCAGCTACCAGGCCGCCAGCGACCTGGACGTGATTCGCGATCTGGCCGGCGATGATCCGGCTGCTGCTGCGGAAGCTCGCCTGGAACTGGAACGGCGTGGCATGGAATCGCAGGAGATTCGTCTGGCGGCCCGTTTTGCCGACCCCGATCCGGAGCGGCGAATCGCCTTTGCCCAGGCCTTGCCTGGCGCCAAAGGGATCAATGCCCGGCTCTGGCTGTTGCGGCTGAGTCATGACCCGAACGTACAGGTGCGCCGTACGGTGGTCTCCCTCCTGGCCAGCGGCGATCATCCCTCGATCACCGAACGCTTTCGAGAATTAGCGAGTGAGGAAGCTGACGCCGCGCTCCGCAGTCAACTGCAGAACTGGCTTCGCAACCACCGCTAG
- a CDS encoding HsdM family class I SAM-dependent methyltransferase has product MKITPSKDRQARGVFYTPLAVARRILQGVLAHLPSAGPLTICDPACGDGAFLSEAWRMLAARGGAGHQLLGVDIDPVAVAAAGQTMSGLDTSVLGDVRQDVAPGGEIVLREVACDATEAETDARINWDVRRGDALVGPEWQTLATGPAPPHTFDWRQSFPTLLGQRNDPSAPAGVAAWSAPDAPGGLDAVVGNPPYLNIRRWTKGQSPQCLAFLRRRYRSADGAYDAYVLFLERAYELLRPGGVCGMIVPNKLATLDYARSCRRLLAEQTTLLAVDDLSSLKLFPGANVYPYILIWKKAFPLSVQRPIVTQITSEQQLSQPYVAGQESGVFTAERFQLGARLSLESRVPTCPLQDCAILHSGATGFSAQRLAGQLVEASLDDDLSQAAADISAATINGDLPTIEPSSADNPPESFDFIVSGNIDRYCLQLGDVRFMKRFFRRPQLPGQASLLSAGKRRLYQAPKIVIAGMTRRLEAAWSPGPLALGVQVYAVVEMQMPPLYLLALLNSTLLSHLFRIRFAAKRLGGGYLAINKSQLAQLPIVRYESAPGLAAGLEDLARQRCRLEQEPTDHSPRDAATLDARIDALVYQLYQLTSAEIALVEAASARLAGPR; this is encoded by the coding sequence ATGAAGATTACCCCGTCGAAAGATCGTCAGGCTCGAGGCGTGTTTTACACGCCACTCGCCGTGGCGCGGCGCATCCTGCAGGGCGTGCTTGCTCACCTGCCCTCTGCCGGTCCGCTCACGATTTGTGATCCGGCCTGCGGAGATGGGGCGTTCCTAAGTGAGGCCTGGCGGATGCTGGCCGCACGCGGCGGCGCGGGCCATCAACTGCTGGGCGTGGATATCGATCCGGTCGCCGTCGCCGCCGCCGGCCAGACAATGTCCGGTCTTGACACCAGCGTTCTGGGCGACGTTCGCCAGGACGTCGCGCCGGGCGGAGAGATCGTCCTCCGAGAAGTCGCGTGCGACGCCACGGAGGCCGAAACCGACGCCCGGATCAACTGGGACGTACGACGCGGCGATGCGCTAGTCGGCCCCGAATGGCAGACGCTGGCGACCGGTCCCGCTCCGCCGCACACGTTCGACTGGCGGCAATCTTTCCCCACGCTGCTGGGACAACGGAACGACCCGTCGGCTCCCGCCGGAGTCGCCGCCTGGAGCGCTCCGGACGCACCGGGCGGACTGGATGCGGTCGTCGGCAACCCGCCTTACCTGAACATTCGACGGTGGACCAAAGGCCAGTCACCACAATGTCTGGCGTTCCTGCGACGAAGATATCGCTCCGCCGACGGAGCGTACGACGCGTACGTGCTGTTTCTGGAACGCGCCTACGAATTGCTCAGGCCAGGCGGCGTGTGCGGCATGATCGTGCCGAACAAACTTGCCACGCTGGACTACGCCCGGTCCTGTCGCCGGCTGTTGGCGGAACAAACCACGCTGCTGGCGGTCGACGACCTGTCGTCGTTGAAGTTGTTTCCCGGCGCCAATGTTTATCCCTACATTCTGATCTGGAAGAAGGCCTTTCCGCTGTCCGTGCAGCGCCCGATCGTGACGCAGATCACGTCCGAGCAGCAGCTCTCACAGCCGTATGTCGCCGGCCAGGAGTCGGGCGTCTTCACGGCCGAACGCTTCCAGCTGGGGGCGCGATTGTCGCTGGAAAGCCGCGTGCCGACCTGCCCGCTGCAGGACTGCGCCATCTTGCACTCCGGCGCCACCGGCTTCTCCGCACAGCGTCTGGCCGGGCAACTGGTCGAGGCGTCGCTCGATGACGATCTTTCGCAGGCCGCCGCCGACATATCGGCGGCCACGATAAACGGAGACCTGCCGACTATCGAACCTTCATCCGCCGACAATCCGCCGGAGTCGTTTGATTTTATTGTGAGCGGCAACATCGATCGTTACTGCCTGCAGCTGGGGGATGTGCGGTTCATGAAGCGATTTTTTCGCCGCCCGCAGTTGCCGGGCCAGGCGAGCTTGCTGAGTGCGGGGAAACGCCGCCTGTACCAGGCGCCAAAGATTGTCATCGCCGGGATGACTCGCCGGCTGGAGGCGGCCTGGTCGCCGGGGCCGCTGGCGCTGGGGGTGCAGGTCTATGCGGTGGTTGAGATGCAAATGCCGCCGCTGTACTTGCTGGCCTTGCTGAATTCAACGTTGCTGTCGCATCTGTTCCGCATCCGTTTTGCCGCCAAGCGATTGGGTGGGGGCTACCTGGCGATCAACAAAAGCCAGCTGGCTCAGCTGCCGATCGTTCGCTACGAAAGCGCCCCGGGACTGGCGGCCGGACTGGAAGATCTCGCCCGCCAGCGCTGCCGCCTTGAGCAGGAGCCCACCGACCATTCCCCCCGCGATGCCGCCACGCTCGACGCCCGGATCGATGCGCTGGTGTACCAGCTTTACCAGTTGACGTCGGCCGAAATCGCCCTGGTCGAAGCAGCGTCGGCCCGCCTCGCAGGGCCTCGTTAG
- a CDS encoding Gfo/Idh/MocA family protein has product MSDGTNDRPLGIALIGAGAVSEYHHVPAIRLDSRTRLVAACDTSQALLEKRRDEWNLDLISTDYQAICDSPDVDAVVIATPNDTHRPLALAAAAAGKHIMCEKPLGLDADEVRQMYEACRDAQVVHMTAFTYRFPPAMRYLRSLVSSGALGTPRHFRSQRFLDLPETSWGWRQYKSKAGAGDLFDMTIHRIDFAIDLMGPIKSVCGAVAQFAPRDLTADGKPCPPSEVDDWSSLIGEFESGAVGVWEGTTLAKGYGMNGFGHEWAEVNGSEGSAVYRMHDPNNILIGKTGQDLASQPAPEEFLKPTNSPRDPSQGEPATVFRYDLMWEFVSAIVEKRQAIPSFYDGWRAQIVADSVLSSYNERRWIDIPAAPL; this is encoded by the coding sequence ATGAGTGATGGGACAAACGATCGGCCCTTGGGAATCGCCCTGATTGGGGCCGGAGCGGTTAGCGAATATCACCATGTGCCGGCCATCCGTCTTGATTCTCGCACCCGCCTGGTGGCGGCCTGCGATACCAGCCAGGCATTGCTGGAAAAACGTCGGGATGAATGGAATCTGGACCTGATCAGCACCGATTACCAGGCAATTTGCGACTCGCCCGATGTCGACGCCGTGGTGATTGCGACCCCCAATGATACGCATCGCCCGCTCGCTCTGGCGGCCGCCGCTGCTGGCAAGCACATCATGTGCGAAAAGCCGCTGGGTCTCGACGCCGACGAAGTACGGCAAATGTACGAAGCCTGTCGGGACGCGCAAGTCGTTCACATGACGGCATTTACCTATCGCTTTCCGCCGGCGATGCGGTACCTGCGGAGCCTGGTGTCCAGTGGCGCCCTGGGCACGCCGCGTCATTTTCGCAGCCAGCGTTTTCTGGACTTGCCGGAAACCAGCTGGGGCTGGCGACAGTACAAAAGCAAGGCCGGCGCCGGCGATCTGTTCGATATGACCATCCACCGCATCGATTTCGCCATCGATCTGATGGGACCGATCAAGAGCGTGTGCGGAGCGGTCGCCCAGTTTGCCCCCCGCGATCTGACGGCCGACGGCAAGCCTTGCCCCCCTTCCGAAGTGGACGACTGGTCCTCGCTGATCGGCGAATTTGAAAGCGGAGCGGTCGGGGTGTGGGAAGGCACCACCCTGGCCAAAGGTTACGGCATGAACGGCTTTGGCCACGAATGGGCCGAAGTGAACGGTTCGGAAGGAAGCGCCGTCTATCGGATGCACGATCCCAACAACATTCTGATCGGCAAAACGGGGCAGGATCTGGCCTCGCAGCCGGCGCCGGAAGAGTTTTTGAAACCGACGAACAGCCCGCGTGATCCGTCGCAGGGGGAACCGGCGACCGTCTTCCGGTACGACCTGATGTGGGAGTTTGTCTCCGCAATCGTGGAAAAGCGGCAGGCGATTCCCAGTTTTTACGATGGCTGGCGGGCCCAAATCGTGGCGGACAGCGTCCTCTCCTCTTACAATGAACGCCGGTGGATCGACATTCCCGCCGCGCCGCTTTAG